A stretch of Chlamydiales bacterium DNA encodes these proteins:
- the ddlA gene encoding D-alanine--D-alanine ligase → MQRKIRVGVVFGGRSAEHEISLLSAKNVIEALDKNRYEPVLIGIDKSGEWHVRDAYQYLLNADNPKKVKLQGAKNQVALVAHPEDKNLVKLSQVGLFEPLDVIFPVLHGTYGEDGAIQGLLRMAGVPFVGPGILGSAVGMDKDVMKRLMRDAKLNTAKFISLDAHDAHEMSFEKASKELGLPIFIKPANLGSSVGVSKVKNQKEYQAAVDKAFLYDRKILLEEFIDGREIECSIMGDERPIVSLPGEVIPKDDFHSYEAKYIEESGTVFVLPAAITAQETARVQEASLRAYKVLCCEGMARVDLFLKKDGTVYVNEINTIPGFTSTSMFPKLWEISGVPFPQVVDRLIDFALKRAEKEKNLKTTFA, encoded by the coding sequence ATGCAGAGAAAAATTAGAGTAGGGGTTGTTTTTGGGGGCAGATCAGCCGAGCATGAGATCTCTCTTTTATCGGCAAAGAATGTAATCGAGGCGCTCGATAAAAACAGATATGAACCGGTTCTTATCGGCATCGATAAGAGTGGCGAATGGCACGTGCGCGACGCCTACCAGTATCTATTAAATGCAGACAATCCCAAAAAAGTGAAACTGCAGGGAGCGAAAAATCAGGTCGCTCTCGTTGCCCATCCCGAAGATAAGAATCTCGTGAAGCTCTCTCAAGTAGGTCTCTTTGAACCTCTAGATGTGATCTTTCCCGTTCTGCATGGCACTTACGGAGAGGATGGTGCAATTCAAGGTCTTCTCAGAATGGCAGGAGTTCCCTTCGTTGGGCCAGGGATCTTGGGATCGGCCGTCGGAATGGACAAGGATGTGATGAAGAGGCTGATGCGCGATGCAAAATTAAACACCGCAAAGTTTATCTCTCTCGATGCGCATGACGCTCATGAGATGAGCTTTGAGAAGGCGTCGAAGGAGCTCGGACTTCCTATCTTTATCAAGCCTGCAAACTTGGGCTCTTCTGTTGGTGTTTCGAAGGTGAAAAATCAGAAAGAGTACCAAGCAGCGGTAGATAAGGCTTTTCTCTACGACAGAAAAATTCTGCTCGAAGAGTTTATCGATGGGCGCGAGATCGAATGTTCGATCATGGGAGATGAGCGTCCGATCGTTTCACTGCCAGGCGAGGTGATTCCCAAAGATGACTTCCACTCTTACGAGGCGAAGTATATCGAAGAGAGCGGGACAGTCTTTGTTCTTCCTGCAGCGATTACAGCTCAAGAGACCGCTCGTGTGCAAGAGGCCTCTTTACGAGCATATAAGGTGCTCTGCTGCGAGGGCATGGCGCGTGTCGATCTCTTTCTGAAAAAAGATGGAACCGTCTACGTGAACGAGATCAATACGATTCCCGGCTTTACCAGCACAAGTATGTTTCCAAAGCTCTGGGAGATTAGCGGAGTTCCCTTTCCTCAAGTCGTAGATCGATTAATCGATTTCGCTCTGAAACGGGCTGAGAAAGAGAAAAATCTTAAAACGACGTTTGCATGA
- a CDS encoding sulfite reductase — translation MTISDSTDPKLTAKPTRAAPFSAKIKERYSLTGNGSTKETYHISLDLKNSGIEFKVGDSVGIFGQNDPILVQHLLDAMHANGDEIVLDTRANQQISVREFLLMRANLSRLTSSFLKILHENAAFKNESIDQLLQPENKPLLADFLKQNDPLALLREYRDVKAPLQELCTQFGPMLPRFYSIASSQKMIQDEVHLTVSVTSYTYAGERRYGVASHFLCHLAEENKTPIPLYVQPTHSFVLPEKNDAHIIMIGPGTGVAPFRAFMQERIALDHSGKNWLFFGERNRKSDFFYEEFWNSLVAKQKLKLDLAFSRDTDEKVYVQHKLLENGKELWSWIQGGSHIYVCGDAEKMAKDVDAALHQIVEKEGEMSSEEAKAFVKGLRTQKRYLLDVY, via the coding sequence ATGACTATTTCAGATTCAACAGATCCTAAACTCACAGCGAAACCAACCAGGGCGGCTCCCTTTTCTGCCAAGATCAAGGAGAGATACTCCTTAACCGGTAACGGATCTACTAAAGAGACCTACCACATCTCTCTCGATTTAAAAAATTCTGGAATCGAATTTAAAGTCGGCGACTCGGTGGGGATTTTTGGGCAGAACGACCCTATCCTCGTTCAGCATCTTCTCGATGCGATGCACGCAAACGGGGATGAGATTGTTCTGGATACTCGCGCAAACCAGCAGATCTCTGTGCGCGAATTTCTTTTAATGCGTGCCAATCTCTCCAGACTCACCTCCTCTTTTCTGAAAATTCTCCACGAAAATGCTGCATTTAAAAATGAGAGTATCGACCAGCTCCTTCAACCAGAGAATAAACCTCTCCTCGCTGATTTTCTTAAACAGAACGACCCTCTCGCCCTCCTAAGAGAGTACAGAGATGTTAAAGCTCCTTTACAAGAGCTCTGCACACAGTTTGGTCCTATGCTGCCTCGCTTCTATTCGATCGCCTCGTCTCAGAAGATGATTCAGGATGAGGTGCACCTTACTGTAAGCGTGACCTCGTACACATACGCAGGCGAGCGCCGCTACGGGGTTGCTAGCCACTTTCTCTGTCACTTAGCCGAAGAGAATAAGACGCCTATCCCTCTTTATGTACAGCCAACTCATAGCTTTGTCCTCCCAGAAAAAAATGATGCTCACATCATCATGATCGGGCCTGGAACGGGCGTCGCTCCCTTCCGCGCCTTCATGCAAGAGCGCATTGCTCTCGACCACTCGGGAAAAAACTGGCTCTTTTTCGGTGAGCGCAACAGAAAGAGCGACTTCTTTTATGAAGAGTTTTGGAACTCGCTCGTCGCAAAACAGAAGCTAAAACTAGATCTTGCCTTCTCACGTGATACTGACGAGAAGGTCTATGTCCAACACAAGCTTCTAGAAAACGGGAAAGAGCTCTGGTCCTGGATTCAGGGAGGCTCTCACATCTACGTCTGCGGAGATGCGGAAAAAATGGCAAAGGATGTCGATGCAGCTCTTCATCAGATTGTTGAAAAAGAAGGCGAGATGAGCTCCGAAGAGGCTAAGGCCTTTGTCAAAGGACTCCGCACACAAAAACGGTATCTTCTCGATGTCTACTGA
- a CDS encoding helix-turn-helix domain-containing protein, which translates to MEHDTNHLTEGVIIEDSTSTKKVVSITEAARINNVTRQAIYVAIKQKKLKASKDTTRWTINLEDLENYRKLKYSRTKSMFNGELLFDNHKGFYSINQVAKLLNVPAQKIYYATRVGLLKATRRGAAWVVHANEVKDYQENYLNKRSQNIEGV; encoded by the coding sequence ATGGAACACGATACAAATCACCTCACCGAAGGTGTGATTATCGAAGATTCTACGTCCACGAAAAAAGTTGTTTCTATTACAGAAGCTGCGCGGATTAACAATGTTACTCGTCAAGCTATCTACGTTGCAATTAAGCAGAAGAAGCTGAAAGCATCGAAAGACACAACTCGTTGGACTATCAATCTGGAAGACCTTGAGAACTATAGAAAACTCAAATATTCTAGAACGAAATCTATGTTTAACGGAGAACTCTTGTTTGATAACCACAAGGGATTCTATTCGATTAATCAAGTCGCAAAACTACTCAACGTACCAGCACAGAAGATCTACTACGCTACGCGCGTGGGTCTGCTGAAAGCTACTCGTCGAGGAGCAGCTTGGGTCGTTCACGCTAATGAAGTGAAGGACTACCAAGAGAACTATTTGAACAAAAGAAGTCAGAATATCGAAGGGGTGTAA
- a CDS encoding S41 family peptidase has translation MLFRLISLFLLFFSPYLLEAKPPALSSRDTKIKIEEILKAHVCYQSLTPELIKRSIENYLDEIDPSKAYFIDSEIVKWTNPSEELLTKTLEGCKKEDFSTFEAIHETFLLAVQRRARLEEQVLNMPITEGVQPSEFKDIKWAKSEDELLTRLSRIRSLQLDVSDKLDREGKDKFYEKLTKRRKNREAELTGASTTEKKQIVYSYVLKAITSALDSQTVYFTPTEANQFLIQVQQRLFGIGVQLRDDLSGFSVVKILDGGPANQSKKLKVNDRIIAVNGEPVVGMDIAEAVELIRGQKGTSVLLTVLRPQVEGENKSDEKLDVEITRGEVVLKETRLETSYEPYGDGVIGVLHLFSFYQDSTTSSAADLAKAIEDLKKAHNLKGIVLDLRDNSGGLLSQAVSVSGLFITKGVVVSVKDNTGASQRLRNIEAKPVWDGPLIIAINRASASSAEIVAQALQDYGRTILVGDKESFGKGTFQSFTLESANFAKVNPKGEYKVTRGRYYTVSGKSPQLTGVQADIVVPGILSELEIGEKFSKFPVGNDQIEPSFEDDLSDIPYAHRDQIAKLYRFNLQPILKTYQPYLPVLAKNSQDRIEKNKNYQTFLKEIAKKDNFSEEALPFGQADLQLEESINIMKDLIFLMNLSK, from the coding sequence ATGCTTTTTCGACTAATCTCGCTATTCCTTCTCTTTTTCTCCCCCTATCTCCTTGAAGCTAAGCCACCTGCGCTTTCATCTCGCGATACGAAAATAAAAATCGAAGAAATCTTAAAAGCGCACGTCTGCTACCAGTCGCTAACTCCCGAGCTAATAAAGAGATCTATAGAGAACTACTTAGATGAAATCGACCCCTCAAAAGCTTATTTTATTGATTCTGAGATAGTTAAATGGACAAACCCCTCGGAAGAGCTCCTAACGAAGACCCTAGAGGGGTGTAAGAAGGAGGATTTCTCCACTTTTGAGGCGATCCACGAGACTTTCCTTCTTGCAGTACAACGAAGGGCCCGCCTCGAAGAACAGGTCTTAAACATGCCTATTACGGAGGGCGTGCAACCCTCTGAGTTTAAAGACATTAAGTGGGCCAAAAGCGAGGACGAGCTTCTCACTCGCCTATCTCGCATAAGGTCTTTACAATTAGACGTTTCGGACAAGCTTGATCGTGAGGGAAAAGACAAGTTTTACGAAAAGCTTACGAAAAGACGTAAAAACAGAGAGGCCGAACTTACGGGTGCATCCACCACAGAGAAGAAGCAGATCGTCTACTCTTATGTTTTAAAGGCGATTACTTCGGCCCTCGACTCTCAAACTGTCTATTTTACACCCACCGAAGCAAACCAGTTTCTGATTCAGGTCCAGCAGAGATTATTTGGAATCGGCGTTCAACTTAGAGACGACCTCAGCGGCTTTTCTGTCGTCAAAATTCTCGACGGCGGACCAGCAAATCAGAGTAAAAAATTAAAAGTAAACGACCGCATTATCGCTGTGAACGGAGAGCCAGTGGTTGGGATGGATATCGCCGAAGCCGTCGAGCTAATTCGCGGTCAGAAGGGGACCTCCGTTCTTCTCACAGTTCTCAGACCTCAAGTCGAAGGGGAAAATAAGAGCGATGAGAAGCTAGATGTTGAAATTACTCGAGGAGAGGTGGTGCTTAAAGAGACTCGCCTCGAAACCTCTTATGAGCCTTACGGAGATGGCGTCATCGGCGTTCTCCACCTCTTCTCATTCTATCAAGACTCAACAACCTCTTCCGCAGCCGATCTTGCAAAAGCGATTGAAGATCTCAAAAAAGCACACAATCTGAAGGGGATTGTGCTCGACCTTAGAGACAACTCTGGCGGCCTCCTTTCGCAGGCAGTTTCCGTTAGCGGCCTATTCATTACAAAGGGCGTAGTGGTCTCAGTAAAGGACAACACCGGAGCTTCTCAAAGACTGCGCAACATCGAAGCGAAGCCAGTTTGGGACGGACCTCTTATCATTGCAATCAACAGGGCGAGCGCCTCATCTGCGGAGATCGTTGCCCAAGCACTTCAAGATTATGGAAGAACTATTCTGGTTGGAGACAAAGAGAGCTTCGGAAAAGGAACTTTTCAATCGTTTACCCTTGAATCTGCCAATTTTGCAAAAGTGAATCCTAAAGGCGAGTATAAAGTGACGAGAGGTAGATACTACACAGTCTCCGGAAAGAGCCCTCAGCTCACAGGCGTTCAAGCAGATATCGTCGTTCCTGGTATTCTTTCTGAGCTTGAAATTGGAGAAAAATTCTCGAAATTTCCTGTTGGAAACGATCAGATCGAACCTAGCTTTGAAGATGATCTATCCGATATTCCCTATGCTCACCGAGACCAGATCGCCAAGCTCTATCGCTTTAACCTTCAGCCTATCCTTAAGACCTACCAGCCCTATCTGCCCGTGCTGGCTAAAAACTCTCAAGACCGCATTGAGAAGAATAAGAACTATCAGACCTTCCTCAAAGAGATCGCCAAAAAGGACAACTTCTCCGAAGAGGCCCTCCCCTTCGGACAGGCCGATCTCCAGCTCGAAGAGTCGATCAACATCATGAAAGACCTCATCTTCCTCATGAACCTCTCCAAATAA
- a CDS encoding glutamate--tRNA ligase encodes MTVRVRIAPSPTGDPHVGTAYMALFNLIFARHFGGKFLLRIEDTDRTRSRPEYEKSIYDALRWAGIQWDEGPDVGGPHGPYRQSERTEIYRKYCQKLLDDNKAYKCFATPEELAEMREMSIKLGQRVGYDRRYRNCSPEEVERREKEGQPYVVRLKVPLTGECVYEDGIKGRITCPWADIDDQVLMKSDGFPTYHLANVVDDHLMEISHVIRGDEWMSSTPKHILLYESFGWTPPVFMHMPLLLGKDGKKLSKRRNPTSIFYYRDSGYLPEAFVNFMTLMGYSMKDDKEIYSLEEIIRDFDPKRIGVSGAFFDMQKLEWMNQQYLINQIPEDKLWEKIREWSFSDEFMKKLMPLVHTRIKTFGEFMELCQFFFINHLTYSDELLCPSGLAREKAALLLQPIIMSMDEQEDWGKTGIEKASRDVAEVFGVNHKKVVIPILYGALTGKRSGLPLFDSVAILGKDRCRARLLQAIDFLGGISNKKMDQLNKGWTKRDCKELLQ; translated from the coding sequence ATGACTGTACGCGTACGCATTGCTCCTTCTCCCACTGGCGACCCTCACGTAGGGACAGCTTATATGGCTCTGTTTAACCTAATCTTCGCACGCCACTTTGGAGGCAAGTTCCTCCTGCGTATCGAAGACACCGATCGCACGCGCTCGCGACCAGAATATGAGAAGAGCATCTACGACGCTCTGAGATGGGCTGGCATTCAGTGGGATGAGGGACCCGATGTCGGAGGTCCTCACGGCCCTTACCGTCAGTCGGAGAGAACTGAGATCTATCGCAAATACTGTCAAAAACTCCTGGACGACAATAAAGCTTATAAGTGTTTTGCAACCCCAGAGGAGCTGGCCGAGATGCGCGAAATGAGCATCAAGCTCGGACAGCGCGTGGGCTACGATCGCCGCTACCGCAACTGCAGCCCTGAAGAGGTGGAGCGCCGCGAAAAAGAGGGGCAGCCCTATGTGGTGCGTCTCAAGGTGCCACTCACTGGAGAGTGCGTCTACGAAGATGGAATCAAAGGCAGAATCACTTGTCCTTGGGCAGATATCGACGACCAGGTGCTGATGAAATCGGACGGCTTTCCAACCTACCACTTGGCAAACGTCGTGGACGATCACCTGATGGAGATCTCCCATGTGATCCGAGGAGACGAGTGGATGAGCTCTACGCCTAAGCACATCCTGCTCTATGAATCTTTCGGCTGGACTCCTCCAGTATTCATGCACATGCCTCTGCTACTTGGAAAAGATGGCAAAAAGCTCTCGAAACGTAGAAACCCGACCTCGATCTTCTATTATAGAGATAGCGGCTACCTTCCAGAGGCGTTTGTCAACTTCATGACCCTCATGGGCTACAGCATGAAAGATGACAAAGAGATCTACTCTCTCGAAGAGATCATCCGCGACTTCGATCCTAAGAGAATCGGGGTCTCAGGCGCATTCTTCGACATGCAGAAGCTAGAGTGGATGAATCAGCAGTATCTGATCAATCAGATCCCAGAAGATAAGCTGTGGGAGAAGATCCGCGAGTGGAGCTTCAGCGATGAGTTCATGAAGAAGCTGATGCCTCTTGTGCACACGCGCATCAAGACATTCGGCGAGTTCATGGAGCTCTGCCAGTTCTTCTTCATCAACCACCTCACCTACTCGGATGAGCTTCTCTGTCCGTCGGGTCTTGCGCGCGAGAAGGCAGCGCTCCTCCTTCAGCCTATCATCATGAGCATGGATGAGCAGGAAGATTGGGGAAAGACAGGCATCGAGAAGGCCTCTCGCGACGTCGCAGAGGTGTTTGGCGTCAACCACAAGAAGGTGGTCATTCCAATATTGTATGGAGCCCTTACAGGCAAACGCTCGGGGCTGCCCCTATTTGATTCAGTTGCGATCTTAGGAAAAGACCGCTGCCGAGCACGCCTCTTGCAAGCGATCGACTTCCTCGGAGGAATTTCAAATAAAAAAATGGATCAGTTGAACAAAGGATGGACAAAGCGGGATTGCAAAGAATTACTTCAATAA
- the recJ gene encoding single-stranded-DNA-specific exonuclease RecJ, which translates to METSDAEKVTSPAEEDKRAGDAELRKRSISPLWVYPDTDAEWVKTIIREFNIHPVTAQVLASRGFSDLEEIHEYLYAKLPDLFDPDLFPDMEKAVARVFDALKKGEHILVYGDNDVDGMTAATLLTEFLQLIGAKVFYYISNRISLKKSLMLDAIDYAITNNCKLLITADCGITSVSEIEEAVKRGVDVIITDHHEPTARLPHCVATLNPKVEGSTYPNRELTGVGVAFKLAHALTNQLINNGEITATQIDLKRYLDLVALGTIADMGSLIGENRILVRYGLRQTRKTKRIGLSKLFTICELKTSEITPIDIASKVAPRLNSLGRIADPKKGVELLLIRDSALAESLAKELDLNNLERQKIERRDAEDIDQYLLKHPEVFEEKAIVLSSEKWHPGIIPIITARIAKTYNRPTIVIAIEDGIGKGSMRTIPEFPLLPLLRENADLLINFGGHDFAAGLTIKEEKIPDFKKRFVKAANVKLKDQDVAPKLSLDAKINFGDLTFDFLESLNLLEPFGNENPAPILYCDAKQIWMPKVVGKTHLKLYLEQNDRFLEGIAFGMAEKRTMLAKKNLTLRIAFTPHVNTFLNKSSIQLQIRDFQIL; encoded by the coding sequence ATGGAAACCTCTGATGCGGAGAAGGTCACATCCCCCGCGGAAGAAGACAAGAGAGCTGGTGATGCTGAACTTCGCAAACGATCAATTAGCCCCCTCTGGGTCTACCCAGATACAGACGCCGAGTGGGTTAAGACGATCATTCGCGAATTCAATATCCATCCTGTAACTGCACAGGTCCTGGCCTCTCGAGGATTCTCCGATCTCGAAGAGATACACGAGTATCTCTATGCAAAATTGCCAGACCTTTTTGATCCAGACCTCTTTCCAGATATGGAGAAGGCTGTAGCCCGCGTTTTCGACGCCCTAAAAAAGGGTGAACATATCCTCGTTTATGGCGACAACGACGTAGATGGGATGACCGCCGCAACTCTTCTTACCGAGTTTCTCCAGCTCATCGGAGCAAAAGTCTTCTATTATATTTCGAACCGCATCTCCTTAAAAAAGAGCTTAATGCTCGATGCGATCGACTATGCGATCACAAATAACTGCAAACTCCTTATAACTGCAGACTGCGGGATCACATCCGTTAGCGAGATTGAAGAGGCGGTGAAAAGAGGCGTCGATGTAATCATCACCGATCACCATGAGCCAACAGCACGCCTACCTCACTGCGTAGCAACTCTTAATCCCAAAGTTGAAGGAAGCACCTATCCAAACCGAGAGCTCACTGGAGTCGGGGTTGCCTTTAAACTCGCACATGCGCTCACAAATCAGCTGATTAACAATGGAGAGATCACCGCAACTCAGATCGATCTCAAACGCTATCTAGACCTCGTTGCCCTTGGAACGATCGCAGACATGGGATCGCTTATTGGTGAAAACCGCATCCTTGTACGCTATGGCCTAAGACAGACCAGAAAAACCAAGCGCATCGGCCTCTCAAAATTGTTCACGATCTGCGAGCTAAAAACCAGCGAGATCACCCCCATCGACATCGCCTCAAAAGTCGCTCCCCGATTGAATAGCCTAGGCCGTATCGCAGATCCCAAAAAAGGAGTTGAACTGCTCCTTATCCGAGATAGCGCTCTTGCTGAATCTTTAGCTAAAGAACTGGATCTCAACAACTTAGAAAGGCAGAAGATCGAAAGACGCGATGCTGAAGACATAGATCAGTATCTGCTCAAGCATCCAGAGGTTTTTGAAGAGAAGGCTATCGTGCTCTCCTCTGAGAAGTGGCACCCTGGAATCATCCCCATCATCACTGCACGCATTGCAAAGACCTACAACCGACCGACTATCGTTATCGCGATCGAAGATGGTATCGGCAAGGGCTCGATGCGAACAATTCCCGAATTCCCCCTTCTCCCTCTACTCCGTGAAAATGCCGATCTTCTCATCAACTTCGGCGGGCACGACTTCGCAGCGGGCCTGACGATCAAAGAAGAGAAGATTCCCGACTTTAAAAAGCGATTCGTTAAAGCTGCAAACGTGAAACTCAAAGATCAAGATGTTGCTCCAAAGCTCAGCTTAGACGCTAAGATCAACTTTGGCGACCTCACCTTCGACTTCCTCGAATCTCTCAATCTACTTGAACCCTTTGGCAATGAGAACCCAGCCCCGATCCTCTATTGTGATGCGAAGCAGATCTGGATGCCCAAGGTGGTGGGCAAAACTCACCTGAAGCTCTATCTCGAACAGAACGATCGATTCTTAGAAGGAATCGCATTTGGCATGGCCGAGAAGCGCACGATGCTAGCCAAGAAGAATCTAACTCTACGCATCGCCTTCACCCCTCACGTCAATACCTTCCTCAACAAGTCGAGCATTCAACTCCAAATCCGCGACTTCCAGATCCTTTAG
- a CDS encoding 2-C-methyl-D-erythritol 2,4-cyclodiphosphate synthase, with the protein MTIFPCTRVGIGQDSHRFLPSTSTKPCIIAGLIFPNNPGLDADSDGDVVFHAICNAITTLTHVPILGGVAIELCHKEGITDSQVYLERALETLGSQRIQHVALTIEGKRPRMQARVLEMRRKIASVMKLDESQVGITATSGDGLTDFGCGDGLQCFCILTTIQPHK; encoded by the coding sequence ATGACTATTTTTCCATGCACGCGAGTGGGGATTGGACAGGATAGCCACCGGTTTCTCCCTTCCACTTCTACCAAGCCCTGCATCATTGCAGGGCTCATCTTCCCGAACAACCCGGGATTAGATGCGGATTCAGATGGCGATGTGGTCTTTCATGCGATCTGCAATGCGATCACGACGCTCACGCATGTGCCCATTCTTGGAGGCGTTGCGATCGAGCTCTGTCACAAAGAGGGGATCACTGATAGTCAGGTCTATCTTGAGCGAGCCCTCGAGACCCTGGGCTCTCAGCGCATCCAACATGTGGCTCTCACCATCGAAGGCAAGAGACCTCGCATGCAAGCGCGCGTTCTGGAGATGAGAAGGAAGATAGCTTCTGTCATGAAGCTCGATGAGTCTCAAGTGGGCATCACCGCAACCTCCGGCGACGGCCTCACCGACTTTGGCTGCGGCGACGGCCTCCAGTGCTTCTGCATCCTCACCACCATTCAGCCTCACAAATAG
- a CDS encoding MFS transporter: MSTETIESREKPERGCSKTRLALLWMNLSSEPLTALYTLLPFILRKDLHATLFQISLFVMLKPVLSVFSFYWSAYISNRREKLRSNLIGAWVLARLPFLLLPLIDNVWFLLLAASCYQLFSRASNPALIEILKLNIPKAPREKAFSFYYVLSFIESVALGLAIGDVLDGSVGYWRVLFLLASVVGLSSILFQMRIPIPKNESEIAGSPPLKRSLIAPWKECFALLKARPDFAHFQWGFMIGGFGLMLIAPSLSIFYSDVLALTHGDIAIARFVLMGIGVALSSFLWRRGIEKIQIPKLTSWILIGFALFPLALLFAPYSKLFVYLAFFIYGIAQAGSHLLWNLSGTLFSKEGDSLPFSTTNILMVGIRGAVGPLLGGILCDLFGPSAMLSCGVLIALYGSLRMIRTKKPSPELS; the protein is encoded by the coding sequence ATGTCTACTGAGACGATCGAATCCAGAGAAAAGCCGGAGCGCGGGTGTTCTAAAACGCGCCTTGCACTGCTATGGATGAACCTCAGCAGCGAGCCTTTAACCGCTCTCTACACGCTTCTGCCTTTCATCCTCCGAAAAGATCTACACGCCACCCTCTTTCAGATCTCGCTTTTTGTGATGTTAAAGCCGGTCCTCTCCGTCTTCTCTTTCTACTGGAGCGCCTACATCTCAAACAGAAGAGAAAAACTGAGATCAAACCTTATTGGCGCCTGGGTACTCGCCCGCCTTCCTTTTCTACTTCTTCCCTTGATCGACAACGTCTGGTTCCTTCTTCTTGCCGCTAGCTGCTACCAGCTCTTCAGCCGCGCCAGTAACCCCGCGTTAATCGAGATCTTAAAGCTAAATATTCCCAAGGCGCCCAGGGAAAAAGCCTTCTCCTTCTACTATGTGCTCAGCTTCATTGAAAGCGTAGCCTTAGGCCTTGCCATCGGAGATGTTCTGGATGGAAGCGTGGGATACTGGAGAGTTCTATTTCTACTCGCCTCAGTTGTTGGACTTAGCAGCATTCTATTTCAGATGCGCATTCCCATTCCAAAGAATGAGAGCGAGATCGCGGGCTCTCCTCCACTTAAGCGCAGCCTGATCGCTCCTTGGAAGGAGTGTTTTGCTCTTCTTAAAGCGCGGCCCGATTTTGCTCACTTCCAGTGGGGCTTTATGATTGGAGGCTTTGGGCTTATGCTTATCGCCCCATCGCTATCCATCTTCTATTCAGATGTTCTTGCCCTTACTCATGGAGACATCGCCATCGCTCGCTTTGTTCTCATGGGGATAGGAGTAGCACTCTCCTCATTCCTGTGGAGACGCGGCATTGAGAAGATCCAGATTCCTAAGCTCACCTCCTGGATACTCATCGGCTTTGCTCTCTTTCCCCTCGCCCTTCTCTTTGCTCCCTACAGCAAGCTATTCGTCTACCTCGCCTTTTTCATCTATGGAATCGCACAGGCTGGCAGCCACCTCCTGTGGAATCTCTCTGGTACCCTCTTTTCCAAAGAGGGGGATAGTCTACCCTTCTCGACTACCAACATATTGATGGTCGGCATACGCGGAGCTGTAGGACCCCTTCTCGGAGGCATCCTCTGCGACCTCTTCGGCCCCTCAGCAATGCTCTCCTGCGGCGTCCTCATTGCCCTCTACGGCTCCCTCCGCATGATCCGCACAAAAAAACCCTCCCCCGAACTCTCCTAA